In a genomic window of uncultured Sphaerochaeta sp.:
- a CDS encoding NAD(P)H-dependent oxidoreductase subunit E — MHDRLAAIEHIVAQHRHEHGALLSILEEVQRTSEHNYLSKDALAQVARNLELPLADVYSVATFYAFFNLKPQGEHVITVCRGTACHTRGSKPLLEKVLTYLGITLEDDGSATTADCRFTVHTVACFGQCALAPVVSVDGVIHSRVTEKELLSFIDALAQPKEVVV, encoded by the coding sequence ATGCATGATCGGCTTGCTGCCATCGAGCACATTGTTGCCCAGCATCGGCATGAACATGGTGCACTGCTCTCCATTCTGGAGGAAGTCCAGCGCACCAGCGAGCACAACTATCTCAGCAAGGATGCATTGGCACAGGTTGCCAGAAATCTTGAACTTCCGCTTGCTGACGTCTATTCGGTAGCCACCTTCTACGCATTCTTCAACCTCAAACCCCAAGGTGAGCATGTCATCACCGTCTGCCGTGGAACCGCCTGCCATACCCGCGGTTCCAAGCCCCTGCTTGAGAAGGTGCTTACCTATCTTGGCATCACGTTGGAGGATGACGGTTCGGCCACCACGGCGGACTGCCGCTTCACCGTGCATACGGTAGCCTGTTTCGGCCAGTGTGCACTTGCTCCGGTGGTCAGTGTGGATGGCGTGATTCACTCCCGTGTTACCGAAAAGGAGTTGCTCTCGTTCATTGATGCCTTGGCACAACCCAAGGAGGTGGTGGTATGA